The Arachis hypogaea cultivar Tifrunner chromosome 14, arahy.Tifrunner.gnm2.J5K5, whole genome shotgun sequence genome has a segment encoding these proteins:
- the LOC112743902 gene encoding mediator of RNA polymerase II transcription subunit 33A isoform X2, translating to MAMVTGTDPKMDQETKETVVTFLNHCCRHHRPPGACVIELVDFLNSLRLHLPSPDLAHLLVSHLCFDNNHPWLWKFLHHALSSRLLFPLQLLSLLSSRVIPHRHSHPQAHALFLALLVQHAFTFDPATVETPSTKLKIINSIDVALQLSETYKIRDLELGHIFVLFFYSIIIALIDSTLNDWGLQVSTSERSCLVPMGDQYMEIDHKVTHSFEKGENHEQIRKKNSILALEILESLTESKKGVVLLQSVLLNMPEKFNCLLQRFHFLESLELTSAELISVSQVLKKVSANIRAVSHFDYGPSKNQIVGKFVDVGSQNMASLRFNYSYCQSPCWVPLDIYMENSMDSKQIPTKSAIIVLTESIKTLQKFNQASWQETFLAVWLSALRLVQRDRDPPEGPIPHLEARMSMLLSIVPLAIANVLNDDSEHSLSSVQVPLETGYGHERKSDGSRKLGLISSIQILGHFSSLLCPPTLVVDASNQAARKAASFIYSSMNEKSESATGIHANTNVKAGGNLRHLIVEACIARNLIDTSVYFWPGYVSTSARSLSDSSPLEKSPWLTFMEGTPLNGSLINSLTETPASSLAEIEKLYYIAINGSEVEKPAAAKILCGASLIHGWYIQEHVVHFVVKFLASSVPFTHSGSWSHLINNMSMLSAVLHGVSSVDTVHILSLHGVIPTVAASLLPLCEAFGSVKPTSNSTSNEPSASPYMAFSLAFLFLIRLWKFSRPPLDQFATDGRGAIGGLEYLLSLHNNCIISSQEKLKINTSDSASVKPVYIDSFPKLRAWYCQQKSCVASSLSGLSTGNSIHQVANLILSMIYQRISKGVISSSNSSSSPTSSNACGEDAFQRPVLPAWEVLEVLPFVLEAILTACAHGRLSSRDLTTGLRDLVDFLPASLTAIMDYFTSEVTRGVWKPVLMNGTDWPSPAALLPSIESEIKTILTSVGVDVPSHSSDGSPVMLPLPMAVLVSLSITFKLDKNLEYMHSITGAALENCASGCPLPSMPIIGSLWAQKVRRWHNFIVVSCARSVFRHNKVSVAQLLRSCFSSFLGTLCISNSKLTAECRMNGLMGSTFSAHGSYPYVAPGFLFIRSCRNIHNVRYLTDVIVDLVTQYSNELNGTRANAASRIKSSEPSPSLSLAMQSAKEVAMLGASLLCAAGGILLVQELYKETIPTWLLSRDVKHNNDSVVCHILEGYSMAYLLILSGSLIWGVGAKLPSWTFSRRNRTVGAHLDFLAEVMERKISLSCHPVTWKTYVSSLVGFMITYAPAWIREVKVETLRKLAHGLCRWHKHELALSLLQRGGVAAMGALAELVNLVEFEQRIPMPCS from the exons ATGGCCATGGTCACGGGAACCGACCCGAAAATGgaccaagaaaccaaggaaacgGTTGTGACTTTCCTCAACCACTGCTGCCGCCACCACCGCCCTCCCGGCGCGTGCGTCATCGAACTAGTCGACTTCCTCAACTCCCTCCGACTCCACCTGCCGAGTCCCGACTTGGCTCACCTGCTCGTCTCACACCTCTGCTTCGATAACAACCACCCTTGGCTCTGGAAGTTTCTTCACCACGCGCTCTCTTCGCGACTCTTATTCCCTCTCCAGCTACTCTCTCTACTCTCCTCTAGGGTCATTCCTCACCGACATTCTCACCCTCAGGCTCACGCGCTCTTCCTTGCACTACTAGTGCAACACGCCTTCACCTTCGATCCCGCCACTGTGGAAACACCTTCAACGAAGCTCAA GATAATAAATTCTATTGATGTTGCACTTCAGCTTTCTGAAACATATAAAATCCGTGATCTGGAATTGGGACATATCTTTGTGCTGTTCTTTTACAGCATTATCATTGCTTTGATTGATAGCACATTAAACGACTGGGGTTTACAAGTATCCACTAGTGAAAGATCATGTTTAGTCCCTATGGGTGACCAGTATATGGAAATTGATCATAAGGTGACCCACAGTTTTGAAAAAGGTGAAAATCATGAACAGATAAGGAAGAAAAATTCCATTTTGGCCTTAGAGATATTGGAAAGTCTAACTGAAAGCAAAAAAGGAGTGGTTCTTCTGCAGTCTGTTCTCTTGAACAT GCCTGAAAAATTCAATTGCCTCCTACAGAGGTTTCATTTTCTCGAATCTCTTGAATTGACTTCAGCTGAGCTAATATCAGTAAGTCAAGTTCTAAAAAAAGTGTCTGCAAACATCCGTGCAGTTTCTCATTTCGATTATGGCCCAAGTAAGAATCAGATTGTTGGAAAGTTTGTTGATGTTGGATCACAAAATATGGCATCATTGAGATTCAACTACTCATATTGTCAGTCTCCTTGCTGGGTTCCTCTTGATATTTATATGGAAAACTCTATGGATTCTAAACAGATTCCGACAAAGTCAGCTATTATTGTCCTTACAG AATCAATCAAGACATTACAAAAATTTAACCAAGCTAGCTGGCAAGAAACTTTTCTAGCAGTTTGGCTTTCAGCCCTTCGTCTTGTGCAGCGA GACCGAGATCCTCCTGAAGGCCCTATTCCCCATCTTGAGGCCCGTATGAGCATGCTTTTGTCTATTGTCCCCTTGGCCATTGCAAATGTTCTAAATGATGACTCCGAACATAGTCTTTCTTCTGTTCAAGTGCCTCTGGAAACTGGATATGGTCATGAAAGGAAGAGTGATGGTTCTAGGAAACTTGGACTGATTTCATCTATTCAGATCCTTGGGCACTTTTCCAGCCTCCTTTGCCCTCCCACATTGGTTGTAGATGCATCCAACCAGGCAGCTAGAAAAGCAGCAAGCTTCATTTATAGTTCTATGAATGAAAAGAGTGAATCTGCCACTGGCATTCATGCTAATACCAATGTAAAAGCAG GTGGCAACTTGAGGCATCTCATAGTGGAAGCTTGCATAGCAAGGAATTTAATAGATACATCAGTGTACTTTTGGCCTGGTTATGTCTCTACTTCAGCGAGATCTTTGTCAGATTCATCTCCACTTGAAAAATCGCCGTGGTTAACATTTATGGAAGGAACACCATTAAACGGTTCCCTTATAAATTCGCTCACTGAGACCCCTGCCTCAAG CCTGGCAGAGATAGAGAAGTTATACTATATTGCAATAAATGGATCAGAGGTGGAAAAGCCTGCTGCTGCAAAGATTCTTTGTGGTGCATCCCTCATTCATGGATGGTATATTCAG GAACATGTTGTCCACTTTGTGGTGAAGTTTCTTGCTTCTTCTGTACCTTTCACTCATTCTGGATCTTGGAGCCACTTGATCAATAATATGTCCATGCTAAGTGCTGTCCTCCATGGAGTTTCCTCTGTTGATACAGTTCACATACTATCATTGCATGGTGTA ATTCCCACAGTTGCAGCATCTTTATTACCATTATGTGAGGCATTTGGCTCAGTGAAACCAACATCAAATAGCACTAGCAATGAACCTTCAGCATCTCCTTACATGGCTTTTTCTTTGGCATTTCTTTTCCTTATTCGCTTATGGAAATTCTCTAGGCCCCCTCTTGACCAATTTGCAACTGATGGCAGAGGTGCAATTGGAGGTTTGGAGTATCTTTTGTCATTGCACAATAACTGCATTATCTCTTCACAAGAAAAGCTAAAAATCAATACATCTGATTCCGCATCTGTAAAACCTGTATATATTGATTCATTTCCAAAATTACGAGCCTGGTACTGTCAACAAAAATCTTGCGTTGCTTCATCCCTTTCTGGCCTTTCTACTGGAAATTCCATTCATCAAGTTGCAAATTTGATCCTAAGCATGATTTACCAGAGGATATCTAAAGGTGTGATTTCATCGAGTAATTCTTCTTCATCGCCAACTAGCAGCAATGCATGTGGTGAAGATGCTTTTCAAAGACCTGTGCTTCCTGCATGGGAAGTACTAGAAGTTCTTCCTTTTGTCCTTGAAGCAATTTTAACTGCTTGTGCTCATGGGAGGCTTTCATCACGGGACTTGACAACAG GTCTGAGAGACCTTGTTGATTTTCTCCCAGCTTCTCTCACAGCAATTATGGATTACTTTACTTCAGAAGTTACTCGTGGGGTATGGAAACCAGTTCTAATGAATGGAACAGATTGGCCTAGTCCAGCAGCACTTCTTCCATCAATTGAGTCAGAAATAAAAACTATACTAACTTCTGTTGGCGTCGATGTTCCCAGTCATTCTTCCG ATGGTTCACCAGTAATGCTTCCTCTACCAATGGCAGTTCTTGTGAGTTTATCCATCACTTTCAAACTCGACAAGAACCTGGAATACATGCATTCCATTACTGGAGCGGCTTTGGAAAATTGTGCATCAGGTTGCCCTTTGCCTAGCATGCCTATAATTGGCTCTCTTTGGGCACAAAAGGTTCGCCGCTGGCACAACTTCATTGTTGTGTCATGTGCACGTTCTGTGTTCAGACACAATAAAGTTTCGGTTGCCCAGCTGTTGAGAAGTTGCTTCTCCTCGTTTCTTGGAACATTGTGCATTTCAAACTCAAAGCTAACTGCCGAATGTCGCATGAATGGTCTGATGGGGAGCACCTTCTCAGCCCATGGTTCCTATCCTTATGTAGCTCCAGGTTTCCTTTTTATTCGGTCTTGTCGAAATATACACAATGTGCGGTATCTAACTGATGTAATCGTAGACCTTGTTACACAATATTCTAATGAATTAAACGGCACAAGGGCAAATGCGGCCTCTCGCATAAAATCTAGTGAACCATCACCATCATTGTCCCTAGCCATGCAAAGCGCAAAAGAAGTTGCAATGCTCGGGGCGAGCCTTTTATGTGCAGCGGGTGGTATACTACTAGTTCAGGAGTTGTACAAGGAAACTATTCCTACCTGGCTGCTATCAAGGGATGTGAAGCATAACAATGATAGTGTTGTGTGTCACATTCTTGAGGGTTATTCTATGGCATACCTGTTAATACTTTCAGGGTCACTCATATGGGGTGTTGGTGCCAAGTTACCATCATGGACATTCTCTCGAAGGAACCGCACGGTCGGGGCCCATTTGGACTTCTTGGCAGAAGTAATGGAGAGGAAGATTTCACTCAGTTGCCACCCTGTTACATGGAAAACTTATGTGTCAAGTTTGGTGGGGTTTATGATTACTTATGCACCGGCATGGATTCGAGAAGTGAAGGTGGAGACGCTGAGGAAATTGGCGCACGGATTATGCAGATGGCATAAACATGAACTGGCACTTTCTTTGTTGCAGAGAGGGGGAGTGGCAGCTATGGGAGCTCTTGCTGAACTTGTCAATTTGGTTGAGTTTGAGCAGAGGATTCCGATGCCATGCTCATGA
- the LOC112743902 gene encoding mediator of RNA polymerase II transcription subunit 33A isoform X1 — MAMVTGTDPKMDQETKETVVTFLNHCCRHHRPPGACVIELVDFLNSLRLHLPSPDLAHLLVSHLCFDNNHPWLWKFLHHALSSRLLFPLQLLSLLSSRVIPHRHSHPQAHALFLALLVQHAFTFDPATVETPSTKLKIINSIDVALQLSETYKIRDLELGHIFVLFFYSIIIALIDSTLNDWGLQVSTSERSCLVPMGDQYMEIDHKVTHSFEKGENHEQIRKKNSILALEILESLTESKKGVVLLQSVLLNMPEKFNCLLQRFHFLESLELTSAELISVSQVLKKVSANIRAVSHFDYGPSKNQIVGKFVDVGSQNMASLRFNYSYCQSPCWVPLDIYMENSMDSKQIPTKSAIIVLTESIKTLQKFNQASWQETFLAVWLSALRLVQRDRDPPEGPIPHLEARMSMLLSIVPLAIANVLNDDSEHSLSSVQVPLETGYGHERKSDGSRKLGLISSIQILGHFSSLLCPPTLVVDASNQAARKAASFIYSSMNEKSESATGIHANTNVKAGGNLRHLIVEACIARNLIDTSVYFWPGYVSTSARSLSDSSPLEKSPWLTFMEGTPLNGSLINSLTETPASRDREVILYCNKWIRGGKACCCKDSLWCIPHSWMVYSVKLFSSWQEHVVHFVVKFLASSVPFTHSGSWSHLINNMSMLSAVLHGVSSVDTVHILSLHGVIPTVAASLLPLCEAFGSVKPTSNSTSNEPSASPYMAFSLAFLFLIRLWKFSRPPLDQFATDGRGAIGGLEYLLSLHNNCIISSQEKLKINTSDSASVKPVYIDSFPKLRAWYCQQKSCVASSLSGLSTGNSIHQVANLILSMIYQRISKGVISSSNSSSSPTSSNACGEDAFQRPVLPAWEVLEVLPFVLEAILTACAHGRLSSRDLTTGLRDLVDFLPASLTAIMDYFTSEVTRGVWKPVLMNGTDWPSPAALLPSIESEIKTILTSVGVDVPSHSSDGSPVMLPLPMAVLVSLSITFKLDKNLEYMHSITGAALENCASGCPLPSMPIIGSLWAQKVRRWHNFIVVSCARSVFRHNKVSVAQLLRSCFSSFLGTLCISNSKLTAECRMNGLMGSTFSAHGSYPYVAPGFLFIRSCRNIHNVRYLTDVIVDLVTQYSNELNGTRANAASRIKSSEPSPSLSLAMQSAKEVAMLGASLLCAAGGILLVQELYKETIPTWLLSRDVKHNNDSVVCHILEGYSMAYLLILSGSLIWGVGAKLPSWTFSRRNRTVGAHLDFLAEVMERKISLSCHPVTWKTYVSSLVGFMITYAPAWIREVKVETLRKLAHGLCRWHKHELALSLLQRGGVAAMGALAELVNLVEFEQRIPMPCS; from the exons ATGGCCATGGTCACGGGAACCGACCCGAAAATGgaccaagaaaccaaggaaacgGTTGTGACTTTCCTCAACCACTGCTGCCGCCACCACCGCCCTCCCGGCGCGTGCGTCATCGAACTAGTCGACTTCCTCAACTCCCTCCGACTCCACCTGCCGAGTCCCGACTTGGCTCACCTGCTCGTCTCACACCTCTGCTTCGATAACAACCACCCTTGGCTCTGGAAGTTTCTTCACCACGCGCTCTCTTCGCGACTCTTATTCCCTCTCCAGCTACTCTCTCTACTCTCCTCTAGGGTCATTCCTCACCGACATTCTCACCCTCAGGCTCACGCGCTCTTCCTTGCACTACTAGTGCAACACGCCTTCACCTTCGATCCCGCCACTGTGGAAACACCTTCAACGAAGCTCAA GATAATAAATTCTATTGATGTTGCACTTCAGCTTTCTGAAACATATAAAATCCGTGATCTGGAATTGGGACATATCTTTGTGCTGTTCTTTTACAGCATTATCATTGCTTTGATTGATAGCACATTAAACGACTGGGGTTTACAAGTATCCACTAGTGAAAGATCATGTTTAGTCCCTATGGGTGACCAGTATATGGAAATTGATCATAAGGTGACCCACAGTTTTGAAAAAGGTGAAAATCATGAACAGATAAGGAAGAAAAATTCCATTTTGGCCTTAGAGATATTGGAAAGTCTAACTGAAAGCAAAAAAGGAGTGGTTCTTCTGCAGTCTGTTCTCTTGAACAT GCCTGAAAAATTCAATTGCCTCCTACAGAGGTTTCATTTTCTCGAATCTCTTGAATTGACTTCAGCTGAGCTAATATCAGTAAGTCAAGTTCTAAAAAAAGTGTCTGCAAACATCCGTGCAGTTTCTCATTTCGATTATGGCCCAAGTAAGAATCAGATTGTTGGAAAGTTTGTTGATGTTGGATCACAAAATATGGCATCATTGAGATTCAACTACTCATATTGTCAGTCTCCTTGCTGGGTTCCTCTTGATATTTATATGGAAAACTCTATGGATTCTAAACAGATTCCGACAAAGTCAGCTATTATTGTCCTTACAG AATCAATCAAGACATTACAAAAATTTAACCAAGCTAGCTGGCAAGAAACTTTTCTAGCAGTTTGGCTTTCAGCCCTTCGTCTTGTGCAGCGA GACCGAGATCCTCCTGAAGGCCCTATTCCCCATCTTGAGGCCCGTATGAGCATGCTTTTGTCTATTGTCCCCTTGGCCATTGCAAATGTTCTAAATGATGACTCCGAACATAGTCTTTCTTCTGTTCAAGTGCCTCTGGAAACTGGATATGGTCATGAAAGGAAGAGTGATGGTTCTAGGAAACTTGGACTGATTTCATCTATTCAGATCCTTGGGCACTTTTCCAGCCTCCTTTGCCCTCCCACATTGGTTGTAGATGCATCCAACCAGGCAGCTAGAAAAGCAGCAAGCTTCATTTATAGTTCTATGAATGAAAAGAGTGAATCTGCCACTGGCATTCATGCTAATACCAATGTAAAAGCAG GTGGCAACTTGAGGCATCTCATAGTGGAAGCTTGCATAGCAAGGAATTTAATAGATACATCAGTGTACTTTTGGCCTGGTTATGTCTCTACTTCAGCGAGATCTTTGTCAGATTCATCTCCACTTGAAAAATCGCCGTGGTTAACATTTATGGAAGGAACACCATTAAACGGTTCCCTTATAAATTCGCTCACTGAGACCCCTGCCTCAAG AGATAGAGAAGTTATACTATATTGCAATAAATGGATCAGAGGTGGAAAAGCCTGCTGCTGCAAAGATTCTTTGTGGTGCATCCCTCATTCATGGATGGTATATTCAG TCAAACTTTTTTCTTCCTGGCAGGAACATGTTGTCCACTTTGTGGTGAAGTTTCTTGCTTCTTCTGTACCTTTCACTCATTCTGGATCTTGGAGCCACTTGATCAATAATATGTCCATGCTAAGTGCTGTCCTCCATGGAGTTTCCTCTGTTGATACAGTTCACATACTATCATTGCATGGTGTA ATTCCCACAGTTGCAGCATCTTTATTACCATTATGTGAGGCATTTGGCTCAGTGAAACCAACATCAAATAGCACTAGCAATGAACCTTCAGCATCTCCTTACATGGCTTTTTCTTTGGCATTTCTTTTCCTTATTCGCTTATGGAAATTCTCTAGGCCCCCTCTTGACCAATTTGCAACTGATGGCAGAGGTGCAATTGGAGGTTTGGAGTATCTTTTGTCATTGCACAATAACTGCATTATCTCTTCACAAGAAAAGCTAAAAATCAATACATCTGATTCCGCATCTGTAAAACCTGTATATATTGATTCATTTCCAAAATTACGAGCCTGGTACTGTCAACAAAAATCTTGCGTTGCTTCATCCCTTTCTGGCCTTTCTACTGGAAATTCCATTCATCAAGTTGCAAATTTGATCCTAAGCATGATTTACCAGAGGATATCTAAAGGTGTGATTTCATCGAGTAATTCTTCTTCATCGCCAACTAGCAGCAATGCATGTGGTGAAGATGCTTTTCAAAGACCTGTGCTTCCTGCATGGGAAGTACTAGAAGTTCTTCCTTTTGTCCTTGAAGCAATTTTAACTGCTTGTGCTCATGGGAGGCTTTCATCACGGGACTTGACAACAG GTCTGAGAGACCTTGTTGATTTTCTCCCAGCTTCTCTCACAGCAATTATGGATTACTTTACTTCAGAAGTTACTCGTGGGGTATGGAAACCAGTTCTAATGAATGGAACAGATTGGCCTAGTCCAGCAGCACTTCTTCCATCAATTGAGTCAGAAATAAAAACTATACTAACTTCTGTTGGCGTCGATGTTCCCAGTCATTCTTCCG ATGGTTCACCAGTAATGCTTCCTCTACCAATGGCAGTTCTTGTGAGTTTATCCATCACTTTCAAACTCGACAAGAACCTGGAATACATGCATTCCATTACTGGAGCGGCTTTGGAAAATTGTGCATCAGGTTGCCCTTTGCCTAGCATGCCTATAATTGGCTCTCTTTGGGCACAAAAGGTTCGCCGCTGGCACAACTTCATTGTTGTGTCATGTGCACGTTCTGTGTTCAGACACAATAAAGTTTCGGTTGCCCAGCTGTTGAGAAGTTGCTTCTCCTCGTTTCTTGGAACATTGTGCATTTCAAACTCAAAGCTAACTGCCGAATGTCGCATGAATGGTCTGATGGGGAGCACCTTCTCAGCCCATGGTTCCTATCCTTATGTAGCTCCAGGTTTCCTTTTTATTCGGTCTTGTCGAAATATACACAATGTGCGGTATCTAACTGATGTAATCGTAGACCTTGTTACACAATATTCTAATGAATTAAACGGCACAAGGGCAAATGCGGCCTCTCGCATAAAATCTAGTGAACCATCACCATCATTGTCCCTAGCCATGCAAAGCGCAAAAGAAGTTGCAATGCTCGGGGCGAGCCTTTTATGTGCAGCGGGTGGTATACTACTAGTTCAGGAGTTGTACAAGGAAACTATTCCTACCTGGCTGCTATCAAGGGATGTGAAGCATAACAATGATAGTGTTGTGTGTCACATTCTTGAGGGTTATTCTATGGCATACCTGTTAATACTTTCAGGGTCACTCATATGGGGTGTTGGTGCCAAGTTACCATCATGGACATTCTCTCGAAGGAACCGCACGGTCGGGGCCCATTTGGACTTCTTGGCAGAAGTAATGGAGAGGAAGATTTCACTCAGTTGCCACCCTGTTACATGGAAAACTTATGTGTCAAGTTTGGTGGGGTTTATGATTACTTATGCACCGGCATGGATTCGAGAAGTGAAGGTGGAGACGCTGAGGAAATTGGCGCACGGATTATGCAGATGGCATAAACATGAACTGGCACTTTCTTTGTTGCAGAGAGGGGGAGTGGCAGCTATGGGAGCTCTTGCTGAACTTGTCAATTTGGTTGAGTTTGAGCAGAGGATTCCGATGCCATGCTCATGA